In Spiroplasma litorale, a single genomic region encodes these proteins:
- the alaS gene encoding alanine--tRNA ligase, protein MKKLSTNQIRDMWIDFFKKKEHHFLEPVSLVPVNDPSLLWINSGVATLKPYFDGRLTPPSPRLTNSQKSIRTNDIENVGVTARHQTMFEMLGNFSIGDYFKKEAITMAWELLTSEKWFGIDKNLLYITVYEEDIEAYDIWTKEIKIEKDHIFKGSRDTNFWDVGQGPCGPNTEIFFDRGVEWDKNNLGTKLLKDDIENDRYIEIWNIVFSQYNNDGNNNYTDLPRKNIDTGAGLERLASIFQNTPTNFETDIFLPTIKELEKLSDNKFKYIYNDYQNIDENQTKINTAFKVIADHIRAVVFAISDGVFPSNKDRGYIIRRLIRRSSVYGRKLEIKGSFLHKLVDKVIDSMSYFYPYIIEKKAIVSEVILNEEEKFLNTLNKGYELLESIIKDNKVVSAENALLLFESYGFPIELTTEIANENNVNVDIDKYNELLENVKDLSRKARKANKAWNKQSPILTSLKVESEFVGYEKEECEVKIIYMFVDDKEIKEANNQTVYVIFDKTPFYAEKGGQAADNGFIIDENNNYFKVIDVQQGPNKQNIHTIIFTDKVKVNQTFKAIIDKDKRFLTMKNHSGTHILQAAIQEVLGKEALQNGSYNDENGFRIDISYKRPPSKDEVMKIHKVVEREIKNDLKREIIHCSLKEALDKYNALALFTEKYDEVVRVIKFGSFSCELCGGTHVNSTKELEDLLIINVESKGSGLYRYTALTSHSTINNYLSDLYNSIKDEVDSMFAKAKEFEQKIDCNQIYKLVDKFKTLKIKKDNIDDLKDILLEIKELFKNLQKKYRDISVEDKIKNYKSISPNPKDGFNEIKLEINDLDDFETKVLIDELQNINDNLIIHIINNAKQTYYVSVSKKLNPNFSAIDIFKSVKSHNLKGGGNSVLAQGKIIN, encoded by the coding sequence ATGAAGAAACTATCGACAAACCAAATTAGAGATATGTGAATAGATTTTTTTAAGAAAAAAGAACATCATTTTTTAGAACCAGTTAGTCTTGTTCCTGTAAATGACCCTAGTTTATTATGAATAAACTCGGGTGTGGCAACTTTAAAACCTTATTTTGATGGAAGACTTACACCTCCTTCACCAAGACTTACAAACTCACAAAAATCAATTAGAACAAATGATATTGAAAATGTTGGTGTTACAGCAAGACACCAAACAATGTTTGAAATGCTTGGTAATTTTTCAATTGGGGATTATTTTAAAAAAGAAGCTATTACAATGGCTTGAGAACTACTAACTTCAGAAAAATGATTTGGAATAGATAAGAACCTTCTTTACATAACTGTTTATGAAGAAGATATAGAAGCATATGATATATGAACAAAAGAAATTAAAATAGAAAAAGATCACATATTTAAAGGTAGTCGAGATACAAATTTTTGAGATGTTGGTCAAGGACCATGTGGACCTAATACTGAAATCTTCTTTGATCGTGGAGTTGAGTGAGATAAAAACAATTTAGGTACAAAATTATTAAAAGATGATATTGAAAATGATAGATACATTGAAATATGAAATATTGTTTTTTCACAATATAACAATGATGGTAATAACAATTATACTGATTTACCAAGAAAAAATATTGATACAGGTGCAGGTTTAGAGAGATTGGCATCTATTTTTCAAAATACACCAACTAACTTTGAAACTGACATCTTTTTACCAACAATAAAAGAATTAGAAAAACTAAGTGATAATAAATTTAAATATATATACAATGATTATCAAAATATTGATGAAAACCAAACTAAAATTAATACTGCTTTTAAAGTTATTGCAGACCATATAAGAGCAGTTGTCTTTGCTATAAGTGATGGAGTGTTCCCAAGTAATAAAGACAGAGGATATATAATTAGAAGATTAATTAGAAGAAGCTCAGTTTATGGTAGAAAATTAGAAATAAAAGGATCATTTTTGCATAAATTAGTCGATAAAGTAATTGATAGTATGAGTTATTTTTATCCATATATTATTGAAAAAAAAGCTATTGTTTCTGAAGTTATTTTAAATGAGGAAGAAAAATTTTTAAATACTTTAAATAAAGGTTATGAGTTATTAGAATCAATTATTAAGGATAATAAAGTAGTTAGTGCTGAAAATGCTCTTTTATTATTTGAATCATATGGGTTTCCAATTGAATTAACAACTGAAATTGCAAATGAAAATAATGTAAATGTAGATATAGATAAATATAATGAACTACTTGAAAATGTTAAAGATTTATCAAGAAAAGCAAGAAAAGCAAATAAAGCATGAAATAAACAATCACCAATATTAACATCACTAAAGGTTGAATCAGAATTTGTGGGTTATGAAAAAGAAGAATGCGAAGTTAAAATAATCTATATGTTTGTTGATGACAAAGAAATTAAAGAAGCAAATAACCAAACAGTTTATGTAATCTTTGATAAAACACCATTTTACGCTGAAAAAGGTGGTCAAGCTGCAGATAATGGTTTTATAATTGATGAAAATAATAACTATTTTAAAGTTATTGATGTTCAGCAAGGTCCAAATAAACAAAACATTCATACAATTATTTTTACAGATAAGGTAAAAGTAAACCAAACTTTTAAAGCTATCATTGATAAAGATAAAAGATTTTTAACTATGAAAAATCACTCTGGGACACACATTTTACAAGCAGCAATTCAAGAAGTTTTAGGAAAAGAAGCGTTACAAAATGGTAGTTACAATGATGAAAATGGATTTAGAATTGATATTTCTTATAAAAGACCTCCTTCAAAAGATGAAGTTATGAAAATTCATAAAGTAGTTGAAAGAGAAATAAAAAATGATTTAAAAAGAGAAATTATTCATTGTAGCTTAAAAGAGGCGTTAGACAAATATAATGCACTCGCTTTATTTACTGAAAAATATGACGAAGTTGTTAGAGTTATAAAATTTGGTAGTTTTTCATGTGAACTTTGTGGTGGAACTCACGTAAATTCAACAAAAGAATTAGAAGATTTATTAATAATAAATGTTGAATCAAAAGGTAGTGGTCTTTATCGTTACACCGCTTTAACAAGTCACTCAACAATTAATAATTATTTAAGTGATCTATATAATTCTATAAAAGATGAAGTTGATTCTATGTTTGCAAAAGCAAAAGAGTTTGAACAAAAAATAGATTGTAATCAAATTTATAAATTAGTTGATAAATTTAAAACTTTAAAAATTAAAAAAGATAATATTGATGACTTAAAAGACATATTGTTAGAAATTAAAGAATTATTTAAAAATTTACAAAAAAAATATCGCGATATTAGTGTTGAAGATAAAATTAAAAATTATAAATCTATTAGTCCTAACCCAAAAGATGGATTTAATGAGATTAAACTTGAAATAAATGATTTAGATGATTTTGAGACAAAAGTTTTAATTGATGAATTACAAAACATAAATGATAATTTGATAATACACATTATTAACAACGCAAAACAAACATACTATGTTTCAGTATCTAAAAAATTAAATCCTAATTTCAGTGCGATTGATATATTCAAATCTGTAAAATCACACAATTTAAAAGGTGGAGGAAATTCAGTTTTAGCCCAAGGAAAAATTATCAACTAA
- the pepF gene encoding oligoendopeptidase F: MKRSEAQSKYKWNFENLYNSIEEWKKDSKKVLDIAKNIAKLKGKLKNKDCFVELVKLEEQLDEVDSKLSRYLHLYDLDKTSEKLQEIDSIYSNISQQADVLTSFVVPETLELDLNYIIDILKNNKLDNYIKCYIDLFDCKKHILKSEEEELISKLEQSRSNYIDLYESLTYADSVEEKIMYENKEITLDTTAFKNIMQNSDPIKDQEFRKKVWDKYFLRYSKNKHTYAKIYESILLKDKEDFNLRNYKSSISMYLNSDKVSEKIYEKLISTGKKHINAFEDYFLFIKEVLSLNEIYTTDRELKLVNVETKKYSVEEGISIVKEALKELGNEYEHNLEIAFKDHMIDYYEDVNKVSGAYSSSNYNLDPIILMNWDDQFSSLNTLAHEIGHSVHSLFANDVQQYPLNEYPIILAEVASTFNEHILFDYLLNKTNEKNEKILLIQQRIFDLISTFYRQIQFAEFEHIAHQTVAKGEVLNASKLEEIFKSVENNFGYNIFSDKDRKTYNWPYISHFFYSPYYVYKYAIDIVASFKLYEDFKNNKKENIINFLKLGGSKDPLVALKQVGVDFEDENVYLPLINEIKNLLKQLKTIMKRG; this comes from the coding sequence ATGAAAAGATCAGAAGCACAATCAAAATATAAATGAAATTTTGAAAATTTATATAATAGCATCGAAGAATGAAAGAAAGACTCTAAAAAAGTACTTGATATTGCAAAAAATATTGCCAAGTTAAAAGGAAAATTAAAAAATAAAGATTGTTTTGTTGAATTAGTTAAGTTAGAAGAACAACTAGATGAGGTTGACTCTAAGTTATCAAGATATTTACATCTTTATGATTTAGATAAAACTAGTGAAAAATTACAAGAAATAGACTCTATATATAGCAATATTTCACAACAAGCTGATGTTTTAACAAGTTTTGTTGTCCCTGAAACACTAGAATTAGACTTAAATTACATAATTGATATTTTAAAAAATAATAAATTAGATAATTATATTAAATGTTATATTGACTTATTTGATTGTAAAAAACACATATTAAAGTCTGAAGAAGAAGAGTTAATATCTAAATTAGAACAAAGTAGGTCTAATTATATTGATTTATATGAATCTTTAACATATGCTGATTCGGTTGAAGAAAAAATTATGTATGAAAATAAAGAAATTACTTTAGATACAACTGCATTTAAAAACATAATGCAAAATTCAGACCCAATTAAAGATCAAGAGTTTAGAAAAAAAGTATGAGATAAATACTTTTTAAGATATAGCAAAAATAAACACACATATGCAAAGATTTATGAAAGTATTTTGTTAAAAGATAAAGAGGATTTTAATTTAAGAAATTACAAATCAAGTATAAGTATGTATTTAAACTCAGATAAAGTTAGTGAAAAAATATATGAAAAACTAATAAGCACTGGAAAAAAACACATTAATGCATTTGAAGATTACTTTTTATTTATAAAAGAAGTTTTAAGTCTTAACGAAATATATACAACTGATAGAGAACTAAAGCTTGTTAATGTTGAGACCAAAAAATATAGTGTTGAGGAAGGAATATCAATTGTTAAAGAAGCTTTAAAAGAACTAGGAAATGAATATGAACATAATTTAGAGATTGCATTCAAAGACCATATGATTGATTATTATGAGGATGTTAATAAAGTTAGCGGGGCGTATTCTTCATCAAACTATAATTTGGACCCGATAATTTTAATGAATTGAGATGATCAATTCTCTTCATTAAATACATTAGCACACGAAATAGGGCACTCTGTTCATTCATTATTTGCAAATGATGTACAACAATACCCTTTAAATGAATATCCTATCATATTAGCAGAAGTTGCTTCTACTTTTAATGAGCACATATTATTTGATTATTTATTGAATAAAACAAATGAAAAAAATGAAAAAATACTATTAATTCAACAAAGAATATTTGATTTAATTTCAACATTTTATAGACAAATTCAGTTTGCAGAGTTTGAACATATTGCTCATCAAACAGTCGCAAAGGGAGAAGTTCTAAACGCTTCTAAACTAGAAGAAATATTTAAAAGCGTCGAAAATAATTTTGGTTATAATATTTTTTCAGATAAAGATAGAAAAACATATAATTGACCATACATATCACATTTCTTTTATTCTCCATACTATGTTTATAAATACGCAATTGATATTGTTGCGAGTTTCAAACTTTATGAAGATTTCAAAAACAATAAAAAAGAAAATATAATAAACTTTTTAAAATTAGGGGGTTCAAAAGATCCTTTAGTCGCCTTAAAACAAGTTGGTGTTGATTTTGAAGATGAAAATGTATATCTTCCATTAATAAATGAAATTAAAAATCTACTTAAACAACTAAAAACTATCATGAAAAGAGGATAA
- a CDS encoding ASCH domain-containing protein → MNINVENYWKKFIKENKLNEKIIYTEHFYFGNTEEMANDLGKLVLNGTKKATSSLLKQYEIENENIPKVDQYSIVTDFKGNPKCIIKTTNVRFIKYKDMTFDICKLEGEDDNLESWKNKHYTFFKRIADENNFVFNEDLVIVFEEFKLVYK, encoded by the coding sequence ATGAACATAAATGTTGAAAACTATTGAAAGAAATTTATCAAAGAAAATAAATTAAATGAAAAAATTATATATACAGAACATTTTTATTTTGGTAATACAGAAGAAATGGCTAACGACCTGGGGAAATTAGTTTTAAATGGAACTAAAAAAGCTACGTCGTCATTATTAAAACAATATGAAATTGAAAATGAAAATATACCAAAAGTTGATCAATACTCAATTGTTACAGATTTTAAAGGTAATCCAAAATGTATAATAAAAACAACAAATGTAAGATTTATAAAATATAAAGATATGACTTTCGATATTTGTAAACTAGAAGGAGAAGACGATAACCTAGAATCTTGAAAAAATAAACACTATACTTTTTTTAAACGCATTGCTGATGAAAATAATTTTGTTTTTAATGAAGATTTAGTCATAGTGTTCGAAGAATTTAAGTTAGTTTATAAATAA
- a CDS encoding CatB-related O-acetyltransferase, giving the protein MSKSNKVSFLKDYITNEAIEIGDYTYYYSFDGEKGLIEFQNKNVIYHFPKITKNKLVIGRFCAIADNVKFIMSGANHRINSLSSFPFEIFKEFQTFNNINKNNYTYKGDTIIENDVWIGYGATIMPGVKIGNGAIVGAMSVVTKNVEPYTVVAGNPAKFIKKRFSEKTIEKLLNIKWWDKSIHEIKKMIPMLTKEQK; this is encoded by the coding sequence ATGAGTAAATCTAATAAGGTTAGTTTTTTAAAAGATTATATTACTAATGAGGCTATTGAAATCGGAGATTATACCTATTATTACTCTTTTGATGGCGAAAAAGGTTTAATAGAATTTCAAAATAAAAATGTAATCTATCATTTTCCAAAAATCACAAAGAATAAACTAGTAATAGGTAGGTTTTGTGCAATTGCAGATAATGTAAAATTTATAATGAGTGGGGCAAATCATCGAATTAATTCATTGTCATCATTTCCTTTTGAAATATTTAAAGAATTTCAAACTTTTAATAACATAAATAAAAATAACTATACTTACAAAGGCGATACCATTATAGAAAATGATGTGTGAATTGGATATGGGGCAACCATTATGCCAGGAGTAAAAATCGGAAATGGTGCAATAGTTGGCGCAATGAGTGTAGTTACAAAAAATGTGGAACCCTATACTGTTGTTGCAGGTAATCCTGCTAAATTTATTAAAAAAAGATTTAGTGAAAAAACAATTGAAAAATTATTAAATATAAAGTGATGAGATAAATCAATTCATGAAATTAAAAAAATGATACCTATGCTAACCAAGGAACAAAAATAA
- a CDS encoding TMEM164 family acyltransferase translates to MLENLSWVIAIFLAVGAWASLSIFTNYYNKEKVYLAIRISLITFLLFTQIQRTVYLGPIHQAEYARDPESGAFIGQQWYKNPVNYFLLYFCTISAWTMIIILIYPNKQIMECFFPYMIMGPIVTFIFPTEKPLFWTSNFVNWFTFFFGHAFTLFGTMYVYLYGYTGYKFGKKAIYKSVITGLMTLSMVELYNLYFRTNFIMGEVAGAFNLHWSRPILFVFILAAGSIYISIGLSFAYFFKPIYDKEQKVKLHNTWWDNLLINIKKIKNKKQ, encoded by the coding sequence ATGTTAGAAAATTTATCATGAGTAATTGCAATATTCTTAGCTGTTGGTGCTTGAGCATCTTTATCTATTTTTACAAATTATTATAATAAAGAGAAAGTTTATCTTGCAATTAGAATAAGTTTAATTACATTTTTATTATTTACTCAAATTCAAAGAACAGTTTATCTAGGTCCAATTCATCAAGCAGAATATGCAAGAGATCCAGAATCAGGAGCGTTCATTGGCCAACAATGATATAAAAATCCAGTTAATTATTTTTTATTATATTTTTGTACAATTTCAGCATGGACAATGATAATAATACTAATCTATCCTAATAAGCAAATAATGGAATGTTTTTTCCCATACATGATTATGGGACCAATAGTAACATTTATATTTCCAACAGAAAAACCTTTATTTTGAACAAGTAATTTTGTCAACTGGTTTACATTTTTCTTTGGTCATGCATTTACATTATTTGGTACTATGTATGTTTATTTATATGGATATACAGGATATAAATTTGGTAAAAAGGCAATTTATAAAAGTGTAATCACAGGTTTAATGACATTATCAATGGTAGAGTTATATAATTTATATTTTAGAACTAATTTTATAATGGGTGAAGTTGCAGGAGCATTTAATTTACATTGATCAAGACCAATTTTATTTGTATTTATTCTAGCCGCAGGTTCAATATATATATCTATTGGCCTAAGTTTTGCTTATTTCTTTAAACCAATTTATGATAAAGAACAAAAAGTAAAATTGCATAACACTTGATGAGACAATTTATTAATAAATATTAAAAAAATAAAAAATAAAAAACAATAA
- a CDS encoding MerR family transcriptional regulator — MEKLYLKDVSKELNVPEYVLRFYDKKGLFPFLERDINNYRYISKDKLEWLKVVVCLKKSGMPLKEIKKYVELAVEGDSTIISRFEMMKKQEIATIKKIECLKEQLEFIQYKKSLYEKKIK, encoded by the coding sequence ATGGAAAAATTATACTTAAAAGATGTATCCAAGGAATTAAATGTTCCAGAATATGTACTAAGATTTTATGATAAAAAGGGTTTATTCCCCTTTTTAGAGCGGGATATCAATAATTATAGATACATATCAAAAGATAAGTTAGAATGACTTAAGGTAGTAGTTTGTTTAAAAAAATCTGGAATGCCACTAAAAGAAATTAAGAAATATGTAGAACTTGCTGTAGAAGGAGATAGTACCATTATCTCTAGATTTGAAATGATGAAAAAACAAGAAATAGCGACAATTAAAAAAATAGAATGTTTAAAAGAACAATTAGAATTTATACAATATAAAAAAAGTTTATATGAGAAAAAAATAAAATAA
- a CDS encoding aldo/keto reductase, translated as MNKRVLGKGLEVSEIGLGCMGLSFSLPPFPKKEEAVKFLREAYEEGVTFFDTAEIYGPFNNEEIVGEALKDVRDKVVICTKFGFSYDENGKPNGLDSSRKNILRAVEGSLKRLQTNYIDLLYQHRVDPNVPIEEVAEVMKELIKEGKIKHWGLSEASAKTIRKAHSVCPVTALQSEYSMFWREAEEKVMPTLEELGIGFVPFSPLGKGFLTGAIKPDHVFSKDDFRSTIPRFNNKEYIKKNYELVKFVEELAEEKNTKPAAIAIAWLLQQKPWIVPIPGTKRIERLKENNSAVNVSFSSEELVKIQKYLDDIELVGNRYSEANEKMIDR; from the coding sequence ATGAATAAAAGAGTTTTAGGAAAAGGACTTGAAGTATCAGAAATAGGTCTTGGTTGTATGGGGCTAAGTTTTAGTCTACCTCCATTCCCAAAAAAAGAAGAAGCTGTTAAGTTTTTAAGAGAAGCTTATGAAGAAGGTGTAACATTTTTTGACACTGCAGAAATATATGGACCCTTTAATAATGAAGAAATTGTTGGAGAGGCATTAAAAGATGTAAGAGATAAAGTTGTTATATGTACAAAATTTGGTTTCTCTTATGATGAAAATGGAAAACCAAACGGATTAGATAGTAGTAGAAAAAATATATTAAGAGCCGTGGAAGGTTCTTTAAAAAGGTTACAAACAAATTATATTGATCTACTTTATCAACACCGTGTAGATCCTAATGTTCCAATTGAAGAAGTGGCAGAAGTAATGAAAGAACTTATAAAAGAAGGCAAAATTAAACATTGAGGATTAAGCGAAGCATCAGCAAAAACAATTAGAAAAGCACATAGTGTTTGTCCAGTAACTGCACTACAAAGTGAATATTCAATGTTTTGAAGAGAAGCAGAAGAAAAAGTTATGCCCACTTTAGAAGAGCTAGGAATAGGTTTTGTACCCTTCTCCCCATTAGGTAAAGGTTTTTTAACTGGTGCTATTAAACCAGATCATGTATTTAGCAAAGATGATTTTAGAAGTACAATACCAAGATTCAACAATAAAGAATATATTAAAAAAAACTATGAATTAGTTAAATTTGTTGAAGAATTAGCTGAGGAAAAAAATACTAAACCAGCAGCTATCGCAATTGCTTGACTGTTACAACAAAAACCATGAATAGTTCCAATACCTGGAACAAAAAGAATAGAAAGATTAAAAGAAAACAACTCTGCTGTAAATGTCTCATTTAGTTCAGAAGAGTTAGTTAAAATTCAAAAATATTTAGACGATATTGAATTAGTAGGAAATAGATATAGCGAAGCTAACGAGAAAATGATTGATAGATAA
- a CDS encoding ABC transporter ATP-binding protein: MLKIVNLNKTFKGGNGIKNINLKLNKGEIAAILGPNGAGKSTLLKLIFKEYKRDSGEIIYKTKNNSLNKFSFFTDQSLFPKNISLNFFCMYSAELAGIKYKEAKKRTKHLLESLSLYEYKNKLFRFLSAGMQKKAMLAATLINDPDFIFFDEPTANLDISSRRELLNLILKMKNNNKSIVITSHILDELQNIIDRVIIIENGIIKLDKKFNKDKENLEEIYFNTIKSSDDNSFNDLMEWNK; this comes from the coding sequence ATGTTAAAAATAGTTAACTTAAATAAAACCTTTAAAGGTGGTAATGGAATAAAAAATATAAATCTAAAATTAAATAAAGGAGAAATTGCAGCTATACTTGGTCCAAATGGAGCTGGTAAATCAACTTTATTAAAACTAATATTTAAAGAATATAAAAGAGATAGTGGAGAAATAATTTATAAAACTAAAAATAATAGTTTAAACAAATTTAGTTTTTTTACAGATCAATCTCTATTTCCTAAAAATATATCTTTGAACTTTTTTTGTATGTATAGTGCTGAACTTGCAGGTATAAAATATAAAGAAGCTAAAAAAAGAACCAAACACCTACTTGAATCATTATCATTATATGAGTATAAAAATAAGTTATTTAGATTTTTATCTGCGGGTATGCAAAAGAAAGCTATGCTAGCAGCAACATTGATTAATGATCCAGATTTTATATTTTTTGATGAACCAACAGCAAATTTAGACATATCATCAAGAAGAGAACTTTTAAACTTAATTTTAAAAATGAAAAATAATAATAAATCTATTGTTATAACTAGTCATATATTAGATGAACTCCAAAATATAATAGATAGAGTAATAATAATTGAAAACGGTATTATAAAACTAGATAAAAAGTTTAATAAAGATAAAGAGAATTTAGAAGAAATATATTTTAATACAATAAAAAGTAGTGATGATAATTCATTTAACGATTTAATGGAGTGAAATAAATAA
- a CDS encoding ABC transporter ATP-binding protein, translating into MNRLKFYWWKVVDLMIFINKINKTYGSYVANKNISIKVEKGLTYGILGTNGAGKTTLINQVMGFIKSDSGDIKVHDNNPWKNRELIMDKIGFVAGEIKQYQNLKSKNYIKIHKDFIKDFDENYYNNLINLLEINLNTKIKNLSKGNKQKLELLCALMKKPEILVLDEPTSGLDPVMQNKFYDILKYIKQFNVTIFICSHIFQEIKLLCDKVSFINSGSIIKEFEIDDNCDLEDEFNKCFGNNKNIKNLFDSNINLGGKNEKV; encoded by the coding sequence ATGAATAGATTAAAATTTTATTGGTGAAAGGTTGTAGATTTAATGATATTTATAAATAAAATAAATAAAACTTATGGTTCATATGTAGCTAATAAAAATATTAGTATAAAAGTTGAAAAAGGATTGACATATGGAATATTAGGTACTAATGGAGCTGGAAAAACAACATTGATTAATCAAGTTATGGGTTTTATTAAATCAGATTCAGGCGACATAAAAGTTCATGATAATAATCCTTGAAAAAATAGAGAGTTAATTATGGATAAAATTGGTTTTGTAGCTGGAGAAATAAAGCAATACCAGAATCTTAAATCAAAAAACTATATTAAGATTCATAAAGATTTTATTAAAGATTTTGATGAAAATTATTATAATAATTTGATTAACTTATTAGAGATTAATCTTAATACAAAAATTAAAAATTTATCAAAAGGAAATAAACAAAAGTTAGAGTTATTATGTGCACTAATGAAAAAACCTGAAATATTAGTTCTTGATGAACCAACATCAGGTTTAGATCCTGTTATGCAAAATAAATTTTATGATATTTTAAAATACATTAAACAATTTAATGTAACTATCTTTATATGTTCACATATATTTCAGGAAATAAAATTGTTGTGTGATAAAGTCTCATTTATTAATTCTGGGTCAATTATTAAAGAATTCGAAATTGATGATAATTGTGATTTAGAAGACGAATTTAATAAATGCTTTGGAAATAATAAAAATATAAAAAATTTATTTGACTCAAATATAAATTTAGGGGGTAAAAATGAAAAAGTATAA
- a CDS encoding M17 family metallopeptidase: MITINDKELGLTLKAVDSKDKLNELVLKEHGSTTLIESEKTIYFYIKDDCCVKGLIKVLAPFFKTNKYDINIDVNSFTKKFKNEEKAFKAVVETTLFETHKQISMKKEDCKCKNYNFIFESKFNDLYEESSTKLEFVNFARDLQDLPPNIGTSIELAKRIEEKAKTVDNVKLTIFDKKQIQNMEMGLLLGVNAGSYVDPRVVVLEYTGDPKAKKVALVGKGITFDSGGYNLKPSNYLDDMKFDMSGAAITLSTVMALAKRKAKCNVVAVGLFTDNRIGGNATLTESVIKSMNGMTVEINNTDAEGRLVLADGITYAVRNQKADRVITVATLTGAIVIALGKWFTGVFTKSDDFFNDFSNASDNSLEPIWRQPLICDHLEAMKCSKIADLTNSEPGREAGSSTAAAFLDSFAEGKEYLHLDIAATADADHRGRAPMLKTMFELLK, translated from the coding sequence ATGATAACAATTAACGATAAAGAATTAGGATTAACTCTTAAAGCAGTTGATTCTAAAGATAAATTAAATGAACTTGTGTTAAAAGAACATGGTTCAACTACATTGATAGAAAGTGAAAAAACAATATATTTTTATATAAAAGATGATTGTTGTGTAAAAGGATTAATAAAGGTTTTAGCACCATTTTTTAAAACAAACAAATATGATATAAACATTGATGTAAATTCATTTACTAAAAAATTTAAGAATGAAGAAAAAGCATTCAAAGCAGTCGTAGAGACAACTCTTTTCGAAACTCATAAACAAATTTCAATGAAAAAAGAAGATTGTAAATGTAAAAATTATAACTTTATATTTGAAAGTAAATTTAATGATTTATATGAAGAATCATCAACAAAGTTAGAATTTGTAAACTTTGCAAGAGATTTACAAGATTTACCACCAAATATCGGAACATCAATTGAACTTGCTAAAAGAATTGAAGAAAAAGCAAAAACTGTTGATAATGTTAAACTTACAATATTTGACAAAAAACAAATTCAAAATATGGAAATGGGGCTACTTCTTGGTGTAAATGCAGGTTCATATGTTGATCCAAGAGTTGTTGTTTTAGAATATACAGGAGACCCAAAAGCAAAAAAAGTTGCGCTTGTTGGTAAAGGAATTACATTTGACTCTGGTGGATATAACTTAAAACCATCAAACTACTTAGATGATATGAAATTTGATATGTCAGGAGCTGCAATTACTTTATCAACAGTAATGGCATTAGCTAAAAGAAAAGCTAAATGTAATGTTGTTGCAGTAGGATTGTTTACTGATAACAGAATTGGTGGAAATGCAACACTTACTGAATCAGTTATAAAATCAATGAATGGTATGACTGTTGAAATAAATAATACTGATGCAGAAGGAAGATTAGTTTTAGCTGATGGTATAACTTATGCAGTAAGAAATCAAAAAGCAGATAGAGTTATAACTGTAGCAACTCTAACTGGTGCAATTGTTATTGCTTTAGGTAAATGATTTACAGGAGTATTTACTAAATCTGATGACTTCTTTAATGATTTTAGCAATGCTTCAGATAATTCTTTAGAACCAATATGAAGACAACCATTAATTTGTGATCACCTAGAAGCAATGAAATGTTCAAAAATAGCAGATTTAACTAACTCAGAACCAGGTAGAGAAGCTGGTTCATCAACTGCGGCTGCGTTTTTAGATTCATTTGCAGAAGGAAAAGAATACTTACATTTAGATATTGCAGCAACTGCGGATGCGGACCACAGAGGAAGAGCTCCAATGCTAAAAACAATGTTTGAATTATTAAAATAA